In Euphorbia lathyris chromosome 10, ddEupLath1.1, whole genome shotgun sequence, a single genomic region encodes these proteins:
- the LOC136209182 gene encoding MLO-like protein 4, whose product MVPENSSLAITPTWSLATVITVMVSFGFFFQFSLNRCGKYLDNTKRKSLLSALEKIKDELMVFGLLSLLMGHWVVVVAKICIRGSSANSKFFPCAERNVMRLQLSRFQNSSGFRNDSSMFTLVNIHHHCPEGHEPFASRESLEQLHRLMFALGVVHVLYSFIAIALALIKIHSWKVWEKQAQSMAVQSGEGSVGPCQAAFDNTQVTAFISHNASHPWSRNRFFVWLLCFARQFWSSINYADYMALRYGFITKHELPLTYDFQGYMLRSMEEEFRDIVGMSLPLWMYAMCCIFLDFHESNVYFWMSFLPAILVLLIGTKLHRVVVKLAVEIMGTAPRLGGLPLNLRNELFWFGKPKLLLWLIQLITFQNAFEMAAFLWSLWEIQDSSCFMTNRWFIAIRLVFGVVAQFWCSFITFPLYIIVTQMDARLKRTVVSEGIRKSIHGWKRRVKAKHTTASASASSWSSSHVKDSTTSKLQMDESASCSKEGSSIGVADKQNSYETILSEEITEAPVCCDVLNEIYSDEEDDQNTDIIR is encoded by the exons ATGGTGCCAGAAAATTCATCCTTGGCCATTACTCCTACTTGGTCTTTGGCTACAGTCATCACTGTCATGGTTTCCTTTGGATTCTTCTTCCAATTCTCTCTCAATCGCTGTGGAAAG TATTTGGATAACACTAAGAGGAAATCACTTCTTTCAGCTCTGGAAAAGATTAAAGATG AGCTAATGGTTTTTGGGCTTTTGTCGTTGTTGATGGGTCATTGGGTTGTGGTTGTGGCCAAGATTTGTATCAGAGGATCATCTGCAAATAGTAAATTTTTTCCCTGTGCAGAACGAAATGTTATGAGATTACAACTTAGCAGGTTTCAGAATTCATCAGGATTTAGAAATGATTCTTCGATGTTCACCTTGGTCAACATCCATCATCACTGCCCTGAG GGGCATGAACCTTTTGCTTCACGAGAAAGTCTTGAGCAGCTTCACCGCTTGATGTTTGCTCTTGGCGTTGTCCATGTTTTGTATAGCTTCATTGCCATCGCCCTGGCCCTGATTAAG ATCCATAGCTGGAAAGTTTGGGAAAAACAAGCTCAGTCTATGGCTGTTCAGAGTGGAGAAGGTTCAGTAG GTCCTTGTCAAGCTGCATTTGACAATACACAAGTAACCGCCTTCATCTCTCATAATGCATCCCATCCATGGAGTCGGAACAGATTTTTTGTTTGGCTG CTTTGCTTTGCCCGCCAATTCTGGAGTTCGATAAACTATGCTGACTACATGGCTCTGCGCTATGGTTTTATCACT aaACATGAACTTCCTTTGACATATGATTTTCAAGGTTATATGCTTCGAAGCATGGAGGAAGAATTTCGTGATATTGTTGgcatgag CTTGCCTCTCTGGATGTATGCTATGTGTTGCATTTTTCTGGATTTCCATG AAAGCAATGTTTACTTTTGGATGTCCTTTCTTCCAGCCATT TTAGTATTGCTAATTGGTACAAAACTTCACCGAGTAGTGGTCAAGTTGGCTGTAGAGATCATGGGTACAGCTCCAAGGTTGGGAGGTCTTCCATTAAATTTGAGGAATGAGCTCTTTTGGTTTGGGAAACCTAAACTTCTTCTCTGGTTAATACAATTGATAACATTTCAG AATGCATTTGAAATGGCAGCATTTTTATGGTCTCTG TGGGAAATCCAAGACTCTTCTTGTTTCATGACGAATAGATGGTTCATTGCGATCCGCCTGGTATTCGG GGTAGTAGCTCAGTTCTGGTGTAGCTTCATCACATTCCCACTCTATATTATTGTTACACAG ATGGATGCAAGGTTAAAAAGAACAGTAGTTTCTGAAGGCATAAGGAAATCGATACACGGATGGAAACGAAGAGTGAAGGCCAAGCATACGACGGCTTCGGCTTCGGCTTCCTCTTGGTCATCTTCACACGTAaaagattcaaccacatctaaGCTGCAAATGGATGAGTCTGCTTCATGCAGCAAGGAAGGAAGCTCCATAGGAGTTGCAGATAAACAAAACTCATATGAAACAATATTATCCGAGGAGATTACTGAAGCTCCAGTTTGTTGTGATGTACTCAATGAAATTTATAGTGATGAAGAGGATGATCAAAATACTGATATTATAAGGTGA
- the LOC136209474 gene encoding cell division control protein 2 homolog A, giving the protein MEQYEKVEKIGEGTYGVVYKARDRVTNETIALKKIRLEQEDEGVPSTAIREISLLKEMQHGNIVRLQDVVHSEKRLYLVFEYLDLDLKKHMDSCPEFSKDPRLVKTFLYQILRGIAYCHSHRVLHRDLKPQNLLIDRRTNALKLADFGLARAFGIPVRTFTHEVVTLWYRAPEILLGSRHYSTPVDVWSVGCIFAEMVNQRPLFPGDSEIDELFRIFRIMGTPNEDIWPGVTSLPDFKSAFPKWPPKDLASIVPSLDSAGMDLLSKMLCLDPAKRITARSALEHEYFKDIGFVP; this is encoded by the exons ATGGAACAG TATGAGAAGGTCGAGAAAATTGGTGAAGGGACGTATGGGGTGGTTTACAAAGCCCGTGATCGTGTGACCAATGAGACAATAGCATTGAAGAAAATACGGCTGGAGCAGGAAGATGAAGGCGTTCCTAGTACTGCAATTAGAGAGATTTCTTTATTGAAAGAGATGCAGCATGGGAACATTGTGAG GCTGCAAGATGTAGTGCATAGTGAGAAACGCCTATATTTGGTTTTTGAGTATCTTGATTTGGATTTGAAGAAGCACATGGATTCTTGTCCTGAATTTTCCAAGGATCCTCGTTTGGTTAAA ACATTCCTTTACCAAATTCTTCGTGGCATAGCTTATTGCCATTCTCATAGAGTTCTTCATCGTGATCTGAAACCACAAAATTTACTCATTGATCGCCGGACCAATGCTTTGAAGCTTGCAGATTTTGGACTTGCCAGAGCATTTGGCATACCTGTTAGGACCTTTACACATGAG GTGGTGACATTGTGGTATAGAGCACCAGAGATTCTTCTTGGATCTCGACATTATTCGACGCCAGTTGATGTGTGGTCAGTAGGGTGTATATTTGCTGAGATGGTGAACCAGCGGCCATTGTTTCCTGGGGACTCCGAGATTGACGAACTGTTCAGGATTTTCAG AATCATGGGAACTCCAAATGAGGACATATGGCCTGGAGTGACTTCTTTGCCTGATTTCAAGTCCGCCTTCCCTAAGTGGCCACCTAAG GATTTGGCAAGTATAGTTCCATCTCTGGATTCGGCTGGCATGGACCTTCTTTCT AAAATGCTGTGCTTGGATCCAGCGAAAAGAATTACAGCGAGGAGTGCCCTCGAGCATGAATATTTCAAGGATATTGGGTTTGTTCCCTAG